The sequence GCCAGAACACCTTCAATACAGGCAATTTCTTCATCAGCCTGAAACCGAAAGACGAAGGACGCACCGCCAGCGCCGACGAAGTGATCACCCGCCTACGGCCGCAGCTGGCCAAGGTGCAGGGCGTTAACCTGTTCCTCCAGGCGGGCCAGGATATCAACGTCGGCGGCCGTCTCTCGCGTACCCAGTATCAGTACACCTTGACCGATTCCAACCTGGATGAGCTGAACGTCTGGGCGCCGAAACTGATGACCCGCTTCCGCCAGCTGCCGCAACTGACCGACGTTGCCTCCGACCAGCAGAATGCCGCGGCATCCGCCAGCCTGACCATCGACCGTGCGCGCGCTTCCAGTTTCGGCATCACGCCGGCGCTGATCGACGCCACGATCTACGATGCCATCGGCCAGCGCCAGGTAGCCCAGTACTTCACGCAGATCAACAGCTACCACGTGATCCTGGAAGTGACGCCCAAGCTGCAGCAGAACCCCGACCTGTTCAGCAAGCTTTATCTGACCTCCCCCGTGACCGGCCAGCAAGTGCCGCTGTCGACCTTCGTCACCATCGATACCAACAAGACTTCCTATTTGTCGATCAGCCATCAGGGCCAGTTCCCGGCGGTGACGATTTCCTTCAACCTGGCGCCTGGCGTGGCGCTGGGCGAAGCAGTCGACGCCATCAACAAGGCGCAGACCCAGATGGGTATCCCGCCGACCCTGACCGGCGCCTTCCAGGGCACGGCCAAGGCCTTCGGCGACTCGCTGTCGTCGCAGCCTTACCTGATCGCCGCCGCTCTGGTTGCGGTGTATATCGTGCTCGGCCTGCTGTATGAAAGCTACATTCATCCGCTGACGATCTTGTCGACCCTGCCTTCGGCCGGGGTCGGCGCCCTGCTGATCCTGATGATGGGCGGCTATGACCTGAGCGTGATTGCGTTGATCGGCATCATCCTGCTGATCGGCATCGTCAAGAAAAACGGCATCATGATGATCGACTTTGCCCTGACGGCCGAGCGACAGCACGGCATGAAACCGGAAGAAGCAATCTACCAGGCTTGTCTGTTGCGCTTCCGGCCGATCATGATGACTACCATGTGCGCGCTCCTGAGCGGCTTGCCGCTGATGCTGGGGCATGGCGCCGGTTCGGAACTGCGCCGTCCGCTGGGTTACGCCATGGTCGGCGGCCTGATCCTGTCGCAAGCGCTGACCCTGTTCACCACGCCGGTAGTCTACCTGTACCTGGACCGCGCCCACTATTGGTATGAGCGCCGCAAGGAGGCGCGGCAGGCGCGCAAGGCGGCGCGTAAGGCCGCGGCGTGATAGATTCAAAGTATTGTAGGGTGGGCACATCGTGCCCACCCTACGCTAGCCAGGAGACAAGCCATACATGAAAATCCTGATCGTCGAAGATGAACTGAAGACCGCCGACTATCTATGCAAGGGACTGACCGAGCAGGGCTGTGCGGTGGATGTCGCCCATGACGGCATTGACGGCCAGCACATGGCCTTGCAGTACGATTACGATGTGATCGTGCTGGACGTCATGCTGCCCGGCGTCGATGGCTTTTCAGTCTTGCATGCACTGCGCGAAATCAAGCAGACCCCGGTCATCATGCTGACCGCGCGCGACCGCGTGGAAGACCGTATCAAAGGTTTGCAGGGCGGCGCTGACGATTACCTGGTCAAGCCGTTTTCATTCCTCGAACTGCTGGCGCGGCTGCAGGCGCTGACCCGGCGCGGCCGAGCGCTGGAGCCGGCGCAACTGCGCATCGCCGATTTGCAAATCGACCTGATCAGCCGCAAAGCCTACCGCGCCAATGTCCGCATCGATCTCACCGCCAAGGAGTTTTCCCTGCTGGCCGTGCTGGCGCGGCGGCAAGGCGAAATCCTGTCGAAGACGGCGATCGCCGAACTGGTGTGGGACATGAATTTCGACAGCAACACGAATGTGGTCGAAGTCGCCATCAAGCGTTTGCGCGCCAAGATCGACGCGCCGTTCAGCCTCAAGCTGCTGCATACCATACGCGGCATGGGCTATGTGCTGGAACCGCGCGAGCCGCGCGAAGCGCACGAAGCGCAGCATCATGAAAGCAGCGAATGAGGCGTTCCATCAAAGTGCGCCTGGTGGCGATGTTTGCGCTGGCCGCCCTGCTGATTTTCTCCCTCATCGGCAGCGCCCTGTACGGCGTGCTGCAGCGCGAACTGGCGCGCCATCAGCACGATGAACTGAACACCCGTTTTCTCGATACCCAGTACATGATCCAGCATAACGGCGACCCCGCCCGCTGGCCGCGGGTGCAGGCCAAGCTGGATACGCTGACGCCGGCCGACGGCAGTTTCCGCTACTGGGTGCTGAGCGACGACCCGCGTTTCCAGTATGGCAAAGACCTGGCCGATATCGAAAGAATCGATCGCAATCCGAACGGCATGGGCAACCTGACCTTGCGCGGCCGCGAATACCCGCTGCACACCCTGACCAAGGCGCTGCCGGCATTCGAGCAACGGCCCGCGGTCAGGCTGATCGTGGCAGTCGACGCGGCGCCTTACATGCATACCCTGCATGCGTTCATGAGTGCGCTGGTCGGCCTGTCGCTGCTGGGCGTGATGCTGGTGATGCTGCTCGGCTACTGGATTGCGCTGGTGGGGCTGCGGCCTTTGAAGCAGCTGTCCAGCGCGGCGCAGTCGCTGGGACCTAGGACGCTGTCGCAGCGCTTGCAGATTGCGCCGCTGCCGGGCGAACTTTCGGACTTGACCGATGCCTTCAACGGCGTGCTGGAGCGCATGGAAGGCGCCTACAACCAGCTGGAAGCATTCAATGCCGATGTCGCCCACGAATTGCGCACGCCGCTCGCCAACCTGATCGGCGAGACCCAGGTAGCCTTGTCGCGCCAGCGTACCGCGCCGCAATTCGAAGAAGTGCTGCAATCCAACCTGGAAGAACTCGAGCGGCTGCGTTCCATCATCAACGACATGCTGTTCCTGGCGCGCGCCGACCAGGGCGAAGCCGCCACCAGCCTGGTGCGCACCTCGATCGCGCAGGAAATCAACAAGACCGTGGAGTTCTTTGAATTCGTACTGGACGAGTCGAAAATGACGGTTAAAGTGGCTGGCGACATCAGCGCCGAAGCGTCGATCGAAACGTCGCTGTTCAAACGCGCCATGAGCAATCTGCTGCATAACGCGATCCAGCATTCGATTCCCGGAGCGGCGATTGTGGTCACCATCACGCAGCAGCCGGAAGCGATCGGGATCGCTGTCTCCAACCCCGGCAAGCCGATCGCCGAAAACCATTTGCCGCGCCTGTTCGACCGCTTCTATCGGGTCGACCCTGCCCGCAACGATAAAGACCCGAGCCAGCTGCATGGCCACGGCCTGGGGCTGGCAATCGTCAAGGCAATCGCCAAGATGCACGGCGGCGGAGTGTTTGCCGACAGCGTGGCAGGCGTGACCACTATCGGCTTCAGCATTCCCGCCACGGCTGCCGCAGCGCAGTGAAACAGCTTGCCTGAGCGATAACGGTTGCCGGCCATAAACTGGCAATCAGGCAATGGATAAGACGTGAGGAGGAGTTGCGGGGAAAAACCGTGCGGAATACTACTGAGGATAGAGGCGAGCCTTGTCTGCGGCACTTGCAGGAAATGGCTGTGGCTGCTTCGTTCCCGACCTGACCAGGTTGACCACGCCACAATGCGCAGGGGCCCGCCGGGGTGAATTGTACCGCATTGCGTCATTGCTGGCAGCGCTTTTTACAGCTTTTTGGCAGGCGCTGCCATTTTCCACGCTATTTATATACAACGTTTCCGGTCAATCAGGATTTAGAGGCCCAGCTCCTGCCAGATCTGGTCGACCCGCGTCTTCACCTCGTCAGTCATGCTGATGGTGCGGCCCCACTCGCGGCTGGTTTCACCCGGCCATTTATTGGTGGCGTCTATCCCCATCTTGCTGCCGAGGCCGCTTACCGGCGAAGCGAAGTCGAGATAGTCGATCGGCGTGTTATCCACGATGGTGGTGTCGCGGATAGGATCGACGCGGGTGGTAATGGCCCAGATCACTTCATTCCAGTCGCGGATATTGACGTCCTCGTCGACCACCACGATGAACTTGGTATACATGAACTGGCGCAAAAAGCTCCAGACACCGAACATCACCCGCTTGGCATGGCCGGCGTAGGCCTTTTTCATTTGCACCACCGCCATCCGATAGCTGCAGCCTTCCGGCGGCAGATAAAAATCGGTGATTTCCGAAAACTGCTTTTGCAGCAAGGGAATGAACACTTCGTTCAGCGCCACGCCGAGCACTGCCGGCTCATCCGGCGGCTTGCCTGTATACGTAGAGTGATAGATGGGCGACTTGCGCATCGTGATGCGGTCGATCGTGAAAACCGGGAACCAGTCCTGCTCATTATAGTAGCCGGTGTGGTCGCCGTAAGGCCCCTCCAGCGCCATCTCGTATCCGGACGGATGCGAGGGGTCTGGATTGATATGCCCTTCCAGCACGATCTCGGCCGAAGCCGGCACCCGCAGCTCACTGCCGATGGCCTTGACCAGCTCGGTACGGCTGCCGCGCAGCAGGCCGGCGAACTGGTATTCGGACAGGCTGTCCGGCACCGGCGTCACTGCACCTAATATAGTAGCGGGATCGGCGCCCAGCGCTACCGCTACCGGATACGGCTTGCCGCCGGTGGCGATCGCGTGCTCGCGGAAATCCAGCGCGCCGCCGCGATGCGCCAGCCAGCGCATGATGACTTTGTTGCGGCCCAGTACCTGCTGGCGGTAGATGCCAAGGTTTTGGCGCTTCTTGTGCGGCCCTTTGGTGATCACCAGGCCCCAGGTGATCAGCGGTGCGACGTCGCCCGGCCAGCAGTGCTGGATCGGCAGTTTCGCCAGGTCGACGTCGTTGCCTTCCCAGACGATGTCCTGGCACGGCGCCGAGCGCTGCTCCTTGGGCGCCATGTCCCACAGCGATTTCACCAGCGTGCCGAGGCCGAGGATATCTTTAAAACCCTTGGGCGGCTCCGGTTCTTTCAAGCTCGCCAGCACGTGGCCGATGCGCCGCAATTCGCTGACGTCGTCTGCCCCCATGCCAAGCGCCACGCGGCGCGGCGTGCCGAATAAATTACCTAGCACAGGTATCGAATGCTCTGTCGGATTTTCAAAAAGCAGCGCCGGACCACCGGCGCGCAAAGTGCGATCGCAGATCTCCGTCATCTCCAAATAAGGTGAAATCGGCGTCGAAATCCGTTTTAGCTCGCCAATTTGTTCCAATTTGATAATAAAATCACGCAAATCTGAGTATTTCATGGATTCTTACAATCTTTATGAATGTTATTTAAACAATTAAGGCTTTCCCGCGAAGTGCTTGATTTTATTGGCTCGCAGCGGTAAACCGAGATATTCTTTATACATAAAAGTTATGTATTTTATTTTTTATAGTATTGACTTGATATAAACCGCCCCCTACAATGCGCCCAGCTTGAAGAAGCCGCAACGCCCGAAAAGCGTTTTCAGGACGGCTCTCAATACTCACGGGATCGGGGTCCCATATGACATTTTAAGGAGTGTTTTCAAAAGGCGTCAGCCTTCTCCCCCGAACAAGTTGTTTGCCTGTAGCCGGCACGCTCTACTGCGGCCGATCGATCCAAAGCTACTTAAGTGCAGACAACAACGACGTAACGGCACACCGCAACCAGATGCGATGCCTTGCGATATTGATTACGGTGCACGCAGCATTCGGTAGATTCGCTCCAGCTTTAACCAGGAGCCTGCATGCGCCGCGACGATTCAGGAGGTTCAATTGTTAGCAAGATCTACCAGAGCACTACCCGGTTGGGCGACGCTCGACCAAGCAAAGAAATTCGGCATGCAATCTGTCAACGGCGTGTTTTACGCGCGCCACACCGTCGGCGGCATCATCGCCACCACACGCATCACCGTACTGTTCAGCGCCATGCTGGCCATCATCGGCTTCACCACCATGCTGGTGAAACCCGATCTGGCCCTCAAGCTGCAAAGCCTGCCGCTGTTCGCCAGCAGCGCGCCGCAGCCGGCAACAGCGCCAGCGGCCGCACCCGTGACAGTGCAGGCAGCCGTTCCGGCGGCCGGCAAGAATATCGCCAGCCTGACCGTGCCGGCGCCAAACGCCAACATGAATCACCTGTTGCACATGGATGGCCTGGCCAGCCGTGCCGCCAAACCGCTGGATAGCGCACGCCAGCAGCAATGGGTCACCAGCTGGCTATCCAAGCGCTATCGCGTGGCCGGCGACGCTACCAACATGTTCGTGACCACTGCCTACAAGACCGCCCGCGAAACCAAGCTGGATCCGCTCTTGATTCTGGCCGTGATGGCGATCGAGTCCGGCCTGAATCCGTTTGCCGAAAGTCCGGTTGGCGCACAAGGCCTGATGCAGGTCATGTCGAAAGTGCATGAAGACAAGTTTGAAAGCATGGGCGGCATCAAGGCTGCATTGAATCCGACTGCCAACATCAAGGTCGGCTCCATGATCCTGAAGGACTATGTGACCCAGGGTGGTTCGGTCGAAGCCGGCCTGAAGCGCTATGTCGGCGCCGCCGCTTTCGCCAATGATGGCGGCTATGGCTACAAGGTTCTGGCTGAATATCGCCGCCTGCAAGACGTCGCTACCGGCAAGAACGTGCCTTCGGGCGGCTCGACCGCGCCAATCGCAACGCCGAAAGCGCGTCCGATCCAGGCCGTGGCGCCTGCCGACGCAGCCAGCCCGACGCCGGCGGAAGCCGCAGTCAACGTGCCGGATGCCATCGAGCACCGTATCCAGCAGTCGGAAAATCAGCTGAACCCGCTGCCGCTGACCTGAGCGTACAAACCGTAGCAACAAAAAAAAGAGCCAATGGCTCTTTTTTTTTGTTCCTGCCGGAGGGGTCGGGATCTTGCGATCCCGACCCCTGCCATCATTCACCCAAATAGGCTGCTTTCACCTTAGGATCGTCCAGCATGTCCTTGGCGTTGCCGCTCATGGTCACCAGGCCGGAATCCATCACATAGGCGCGGTGCGCTGCTTCCAGCGCCAGTTTGGCGTTCTGCTCGACCAGCAGGATGGTGATCCCTTGCGCAGAAACGTTGCGGATCACCTCAAAGATCTTTTCCACCATGATCGGCGACAAGCCCATCGACGGCTCATCCAGCAGCAACAGTTTGGGGTGGCTCATCAGGGCCCGCGCCATGGCTAGCATCTGCTGCTCGCCGCCGGACAAGGTGCCGGCCATCTGCGCGGCACGCTCTTTCAGCCGCGGGAAGACGGTAAACCACTTTTCGATGTCGGCTGCGACGCCAGCCTTGTCGTCACGCGTATAGGCGCCCATCAGCAGGTTTTCCTGGATGCTCATGCGGGTGAACACGCCACGGCCTTCTGGCACCATGGCCAGCTTTTGCTTGACCAGGCTGAACGAAGTCATGCCCTTGGTGTGTTCGCCCAGGTAGTGCATCTCGCCTTCGACTTTACATTGCGGCAAAGTCCCGGTGATGGCTTTCAGGGTGGTGGTCTTGCCGGCGCCATTGGCGCCGATCAGCGTCACCAGCTCGCCATCGTTGACTTCCAGGCTGATGCCCTTGACTGCCTGGATGCCGCCGTAAGCGACCTTCAGGTTATCGACTTTGAGGATATTGGTTGCCATCAGTGACCACCTCCCAGGTAAGCTTCGATCACGGCCGGGTTCTTCTGGATTTCGGCCGGCAATCCTTCGGCAATCGGCTTGCCGTAGTCCAGCACCGTCAGGCGGTCGCACAAGCCCATCATCAGCTTGACATCATGTTCAATCAGCAAAATGGTCTTTCCTTCATTCTTGATTTTCACCAGCAGCTCGCGCAGCGCCAGTTTTTCGGTGGCGTTCATGCCGGCGGCGGGCTCGTCCAGCGCCAGCAGCTGCGGCTCGGTCGCCAGCGCACGGGCAATTTCCAGGCGGCGTTGATCGCCATAGGATAAATGGCGGGCGGTACGCTCGCCAAAACGGCCGATGCCGACGAAATCCAGCAGTTCCTGCGAACGCTTGCGGATCGCCAGTTCTTCCGTGCGCGCCGCCTTGTGGCGGAACACGGCGCCGAACACGCCCTGGTGGGTACGCACATGGCAACCCACCATGACATTTTCCAGCACGGTCATCTCGCCGAACAGGCGGATGTTCTGGAAGGTGCGGGCGATGCCGGCCTTGGCCACTTCATGCGGCGCCGACGGCGAATAAGGCTTGCCGGCCAGCTCGAAGGAACCGGTATCGGCCTGGTACAGGCCGGTAATGACGTTGAAGAAAGTCGTCTTGCCGGCGCCGTTAGGGCCGATCAGGCCATAAATCTGGCCCTTGAGGATCTTGACGTTGACTTCCGACAAAGCCTGCAAACCGCCAAACCGCTTGTTGACGCCGGAGATATTTAAAATTGTTGGTGCGCTCATGTGATCTCCTTAAGCCTCTACCACGCCGCTTGCCCGCGCGGGTTTGTCGACATCGGCATCGGGCCGGTCCTCGTGCTTGGGTGCAGGCCACAAGCCGGCTGGGCGGGTCAGCATGATGACCACCATCGCCAGGCCGTACAGCAGCTGGCGCAAGACTTCGGCGTCGATCAGCACTTTGCCGAACATCGCCATCTGCATCGGTTCCACCGTATGGCGCAAGACTTCCGGCAAGGCCGCCAGCAGGATGCCGCCCAGGACGACGCCCGGAATATGGCCCATGCCGCCCAGCACCACCATCGCCAGCACCGCGATCGATTCCGTCAGCGAGAACGATTCCGGCGAGACGAAACCCTGGAACGACGCAAACATGGCGCCGGCCACGCCGCCGAACGAAGCGCCCATGGAGAACGCCAGCAGTTTCATGTTGCGGGTATTGATGCCCATCGCCTTGGCGGCGATTTCATCTTCGCGTATCGCCACCCAGGCACGGCCCAGGCGCGAATTCTGCAAGCGGATCGAGATGAAGATGATGGCGATGCACAGCACCAGGAACAGGAAGTAGTAGGCATTCACCGAAGGCATGCCGAAGCCGCCGAAGTAGACGGTCGCATTGGAACCGCGCTCGCCGGCCAGCGAAACGCCGAAGATGCGGATCGGATCGATCAGGTTGATCCCTTGCGGGCCGTTGGTGATGTTCACCGGCGCGTTCAGGTTGTTCATGAAAATCCGGATGATTTCACCGAAACCCAGGGTCACGATGGCCAGGTAGTCGCCGCGCAGCTTCAGGGTCGGGGCGCCGAGAATGGCGCCGAACATGCCCGCCAGCGCCGCGCCCAGCGGCACGATCACCCACAGCGACAGGTGGATGCCGTTCTGGACAATCTCAGGACCGCAGATCATCACCAGGAAATTGCCGATGGCGGGATAGGTATTGACGAAAGATTCCAGCACCGAAGCAAATTGCGGCGATGCCAGCAAGCCCGTCATGTAGGCGCCAATGGCGTAGAAGGCGATGTAGCCGAGGTCGAGCAGGCCGGCGAAGCCGACCACGATGTTCAGGCCCAGCGCCAGCATGATGTAGAGCAGCGCGAAGTCCATGATGCGGACCCAGGAATTGCCGAAGTTGGCGGCAATGAACGGGAAGATCATGAACATGATCGCCAGGGCGACCAGGCTGGTGTAAGCCTTGGTCGGGTTCTTTTTGGTGTCGAAGAAGTTAGCCATAGGTCCTCCCCGATCAGGCGCGGTCAGCCACACGTTCGCCCATGATGCCGGACGGACGCAAGGTCAAGACGATGATCAGGACGATGAAGGCAAAGATGTCCTGATAGTTACTGCCGAAGAAGTTGCCGGTCAGGTCGCCGATATAGCCGGCCCCCAGGCTTTCGATCAGGCCCAGCAGGATACCGCCCAGCATGGCGCCGTAAATGTTGCCGATACCGCCCAGCACCGCCGCCGAGAACGCTTTCAAGCCAGGCACGAAGCCCATGGCGAACTGCGCGGACGAGTAGTTGGCGCCCCACATCACGCCGGCCACGGCCGCCAGTGCGGCGCCGATGGCGAAGGTCATGACGATGACGCGATTGGAATCGACACCCATCAGGCCGGCGACCCGCGGATTTTCCGCGGTGGCGCGCATGGCACGGCCCATCTTGGTTTTTTCAACCAGCATCACCAGGCCGAACATCGACGCGGCAGCCAGCACCAGCAGCATGATCTGCGTAGGCGAAATCAATGCGCCGAAGATATGCACAGGATCGGACGGCATGACTTGCGGCACCGGCAGCGGGCTGCGGCCCCAGATCATCATGGCGAACGTCTGCAGCAGGATGGAAACGCCGATCGCCGTGATCAGCGGCGCCAGGCGCGGCGCATTGCGCAGCGGCCGGTAGGCGACCCGCTCGATGATCAGGCTGACGATGACGCAGACCGGAATCGCGCCGATGATGGCGATCGCCAGCTGGACGATGCCAGGCAGGCCGGGAGCGAAATGCTGGAGCAGCTTGAGGATGGACAAGCCGACCATCGCGCCTATCATCAGGATATCGCCGTGGGCGAAGTTAATCAGGTTCAGCACGCCGTATACCATCGTGTAACCGAGGGCAATCAACGCATACATGCTTCCCAGCACCAAGCCGTTGATAACTTGTTGGATAAAGATATCCATAATTTCCTTTGTGTGTTTCGGTTCAAATCGGTCAGAACACTATTGCGACCATCAGAGGCTGCACAGCAAAAATCATTCCCGATACAAAAACGGCACCCTGGACGAATCCTGGTGCCGTGGGGATGCGCCCTTCCGCCTAGCTGGAAAGGTAATCTGGCATTGCGTGAATAGCCGGAATAAGAAGGATGAACGGGGTACACATTTTGTTTGTCTCCTATTACGTCTTTATGTAAGAGCGTTTTTATCTTAAAGCGCCTTGTCTCGATGGACAAATGCACCATGACCGTGCAGATTATAGCTAACGTTGAGCGATAATCAACTCCGACGGCACCACAATATTACCTTGCTGAAGGCGGTTCAGCACAGGCTTTTACAATCAAACTGCAGCGCCGCAATGATAGCGAGGAAAACAAAAAACTATCGATGGAAAAGCGGGATTTATTCGGAATATAATTTCGCGCCAGAATGAGGCAGCGAGGTCTTTGCGCGAGGATGTCCGAGCAAATTTAAGGCCGACTAAAAGGCTGGCTCGCGGCTGGCTAACAGCGGCAAGACTGCAGTCGCCCATGACAATCAGCGGATTCTCAAGTGAACTGCAGTTCGCCGGCTCCCGCTCAGGCGCGCGCCAACCCTTTGGGCATGGGGAAAATGACGTTTTCTTCGGCCCCCTCGAGCGTGCGTACGCTCTTGGCGCCATAGGCGGTCAGGCGGTCGATCACGGCTTGCACCAGGATCTCGGGGGCTGAGGCGCCGGCTGTCACGCCGATGCGGCTCTTGCCCTGCAGCCAGGCCGGATCGATCTGCTCGGCGTTATCCACCATGTAGGCAGCAGTGCCGCGCTTCTCAGCCACTTCGCGCAGGCGGTTGGAGTTGGAGCTGTTGGGGCTGCCGACCACGATCACCACGTCGACCTGCGGCGCCATGAATTTCACAGCCTGTTGGCGATTGGTAGTGGCGTAGCAGATATCGCCCTTCTTCGGCTCGGTAATCAAGGGGAAGCGCTGCTTGAGCGCGGCAATCACGTCTGCCGTATCGTCCACCGACAAGGTGGTCTGCGAGACATAAGCCAGCAGTTCGGGATTCGCCACCTGCAGCTTGGCGACATCGGCCACGGTTTCGACCAGGTGCATGCCGCCCTCGGTCTGGCCCATGGTGCCCTCGACTTCCGGATGTCCTTCGTGGCCGATCATGACGATTTCGCGGCCCTCGCGGCGCATCTTGGCGACTTCCATATGCACCTTGGTCACCAGCGGACAGGTCGCGTCGAACACTTTCAGGCCACGCACTTCAGCTTCTTCCTGCACCGCCTTGGAAACGCCGTGGGCGGAAAAGATCACGGTATTCCCGGCCGGCACGTCGGCCAGCTCTTCGATGAAGATGGCGCCCTTGTTGCGCAGGTCCGCCACCACGTAGGCATTGTGGACGATTTCGTGGCGCACGTAGATCGGCGCGCCGAATTCTTCCAGCGCGCGCTCGACGATTTCAATCGCACGGTCAACGCCGGCACAGAAGCCGCGCGGCTGCGCCAGCAATATTTCTTTATCCATAGTCATATCCATTCCAGCGGCGATCACAGGATGCCGATGATTTTTACTTCAAACTTGAGCGACTGGCCGGCCAGCGGATGATTGAAATCGAACAAGGCGCCCTGCTCGTCGATCTCGCGCAGCACGCCGGCGAACTGGCCGCCGCCCGGCGCCGCAAACTCGACCAGGTCGCCGATGCGGTATTCCTCGCCCAGCTGAGAGTTCTGGCGCAGCGTAGCGCGCGACACGCGCTGGATCAGTTCAGGATTGCGCGGACCG comes from Collimonas pratensis and encodes:
- a CDS encoding FKBP-type peptidyl-prolyl cis-trans isomerase, coding for MSNLSLPVVTEASYLTLHYRLASQEGEDIVSTFKESPATLQFGMGQLAPFLETCLLGLPEGTHQTFDLPPEQAFGPRNPELIQRVSRATLRQNSQLGEEYRIGDLVEFAAPGGGQFAGVLREIDEQGALFDFNHPLAGQSLKFEVKIIGIL